From the Stigmatella erecta genome, one window contains:
- a CDS encoding alcohol dehydrogenase catalytic domain-containing protein — translation MPSRDAELRHVALTPEGPQLRPGLDWSPRHRAGVMVRPLLLGICRSDYKEAARQRQGASQFGHEVVGEIIAQWGRAPFSVGDRVCLDPNRPLNRGTAFADLMPADGTEQELTEALHWVPRSVSLERAVFAEPLACAVHCLDRARQALGGQVSGRQVLVVGAGIAGTLIALSAQAEGATVSLRNAGVDKLEFLRATGLLPAGALGQDEPPRTPPDAIVLATAFIEPRWLRWALEAVAPGGAIVLYGGTQATDRFTEGGVELALDALRRQEGTAPVRWGRKALTVVGSYGTEPSCFARGLRWLAAPDATWALERLVSRRMGLTELPLELSAEGPKSRPGKVLVVP, via the coding sequence ATGCCCTCGCGTGACGCGGAGCTGCGGCACGTGGCCCTGACGCCGGAAGGCCCTCAACTGCGCCCGGGCTTGGACTGGTCCCCGCGCCACCGGGCCGGGGTGATGGTGCGGCCCCTGCTGCTGGGCATCTGCCGCTCCGACTACAAGGAGGCCGCGCGGCAGCGCCAGGGGGCGAGCCAGTTCGGCCATGAAGTCGTGGGCGAAATCATCGCCCAGTGGGGCCGTGCCCCCTTCTCGGTGGGAGACCGGGTGTGCCTGGATCCCAACCGCCCGCTCAACCGGGGAACGGCCTTCGCGGACCTCATGCCGGCCGACGGCACGGAGCAGGAGCTGACCGAGGCCCTGCACTGGGTGCCCCGGAGCGTGTCCCTGGAGCGAGCGGTGTTCGCCGAGCCGCTCGCGTGCGCCGTGCACTGCCTCGACCGGGCGAGGCAGGCGCTGGGCGGCCAGGTGTCCGGGCGCCAGGTGCTCGTGGTGGGCGCGGGCATCGCCGGCACGCTCATCGCCCTGTCGGCCCAGGCCGAGGGCGCCACGGTGAGCCTGCGCAACGCGGGGGTGGACAAGCTGGAGTTCCTCCGCGCCACCGGGCTGCTGCCCGCGGGCGCCCTGGGCCAGGACGAGCCGCCGCGCACGCCGCCGGACGCCATCGTGCTGGCCACTGCCTTCATCGAGCCGCGCTGGCTGCGCTGGGCGCTGGAGGCGGTGGCGCCCGGCGGGGCCATTGTTCTCTACGGGGGCACGCAGGCCACGGACCGCTTCACCGAGGGCGGCGTGGAGCTGGCGCTGGACGCCTTGCGCCGCCAGGAGGGCACCGCCCCGGTGCGCTGGGGACGGAAAGCTCTGACGGTGGTGGGCAGCTATGGCACCGAACCGTCGTGTTTTGCACGGGGCCTGCGGTGGCTGGCGGCGCCGGATGCCACCTGGGCGCTGGAGCGGCTGGTATCGCGGCGCATGGGCCTGACAGAACTGCCCTTGGAACTGAGTGCGGAAGGGCCGAAATCGCGGCCCGGGAAGGTCTTGGTCGTGCCATGA
- a CDS encoding MFS transporter: MKETANTADAAAPARHTPKGPIAGVLLAYGAWGVFWGAWGALLPGVKVATGASERELGLSLLGVAAGALPAMLLFGPWVDRLRNRALPLTLAAFAAAVVPLGLVTSPWALGIALVFVGATSGALDIALNARVAALEAAMGRKLFNMAHAAFPLAVVLASTGAGLGRQLELPLPLLIGLLALVVFLAVPANLEKLPVPDGGEGAPRNGTRGAPLLLTLGLLGAAVHLVENAVEQWSALYLETVLGAQPVLGGTGPAVYMGSLFVGRLIAQRLATKLDGRTQLSLAGISAAVGLVLVLTATHPLLALAGFAVAGLGMAGGIPTVFSMTTEATEPSARGAAIARVTLLAYFGYLASPPLCGAIAQAWGLRATWGMLAASGLVLALAAFALPRLQPRVAAS; encoded by the coding sequence ATGAAGGAGACAGCGAACACGGCGGACGCGGCGGCCCCGGCGAGGCACACCCCGAAGGGCCCCATCGCGGGGGTCCTGCTCGCCTACGGGGCCTGGGGCGTCTTCTGGGGCGCGTGGGGCGCGCTGCTGCCCGGCGTGAAGGTGGCGACGGGCGCCAGCGAGCGGGAGCTGGGGCTGTCCCTGCTGGGCGTGGCGGCCGGGGCGCTGCCGGCGATGCTCCTGTTCGGCCCGTGGGTGGACCGGCTGCGCAACCGGGCGCTGCCGCTGACGCTGGCGGCCTTCGCCGCGGCCGTGGTGCCGCTGGGGCTCGTCACCTCGCCCTGGGCGCTGGGCATCGCGCTCGTGTTCGTGGGCGCCACCTCGGGCGCACTCGACATCGCGCTCAACGCGCGCGTGGCGGCGCTGGAGGCGGCCATGGGGCGCAAGCTGTTCAACATGGCGCATGCGGCCTTTCCGCTCGCCGTGGTGCTCGCCAGCACCGGCGCGGGGCTGGGCCGCCAGCTCGAGCTGCCGCTGCCGCTGCTCATCGGCCTGCTGGCGCTCGTGGTGTTCCTCGCCGTGCCGGCCAACCTGGAGAAGTTGCCCGTTCCGGACGGGGGCGAGGGCGCGCCGCGAAACGGGACGCGCGGGGCCCCGCTGCTCTTGACCCTGGGCCTGCTGGGCGCCGCGGTGCACCTGGTGGAGAACGCCGTCGAGCAGTGGTCCGCGCTGTACCTGGAGACGGTGCTCGGCGCGCAGCCGGTGCTCGGCGGCACGGGCCCGGCTGTCTACATGGGCAGCCTGTTTGTCGGCCGGCTCATCGCCCAGCGGCTGGCCACGAAGCTCGACGGGCGGACCCAGCTCTCCCTGGCGGGCATCAGCGCCGCGGTGGGCCTGGTGCTGGTGCTCACCGCCACGCACCCGCTCCTGGCGCTGGCGGGGTTCGCGGTGGCGGGCCTCGGCATGGCGGGGGGCATCCCCACGGTGTTCAGCATGACCACCGAGGCCACGGAGCCCTCGGCACGCGGGGCCGCCATCGCCCGGGTGACGCTGCTCGCTTACTTCGGCTACCTGGCCAGTCCTCCGCTGTGCGGGGCCATTGCCCAGGCGTGGGGGCTGCGGGCCACCTGGGGCATGCTCGCGGCCTCCGGCCTGGTGCTGGCGCTGGCGGCGTTCGCCCTGCCCCGGCTTCAGCCCCGGGTGGCGGCCTCATGA
- a CDS encoding N-acetylglucosamine kinase produces the protein MRCDLVVDGGGSTTRLGLAAEGRLFTRLEGPSCNVQSTGGRGLDVLAGLLERLWRQRPAEVQRVGTACLALSNASTRQALQETGAALRALAERGLAPLRAERLWLMNDIVPPVAAGACDIVAICGTGTGYAAMTPEGHWARASGMEYLLSDEGGGFDLGRRGLAAVVRMQDGRGPVTRLAEAAEAWVGEDAEAPGASGKATRAEALCARVHGEGSPKLTAASFAPAVLAAAAQGDTVARTLVAEAARELAAGITAVASRCHLTGPVRVGLGGSLLLAREGLLRRELSSHLSLLGWQWLELPVDPLEGVARLAQRLTREPGRLAKVPLALELGVHEALSPPLAAAVPEETRET, from the coding sequence ATGAGGTGCGATCTCGTCGTCGACGGCGGGGGCTCCACCACGCGCCTGGGCCTCGCCGCCGAGGGCAGGCTCTTCACCCGGCTCGAAGGGCCCAGCTGCAACGTGCAGAGCACGGGGGGCCGGGGCCTGGACGTCCTGGCGGGCCTGCTGGAGCGGCTGTGGCGCCAGCGGCCAGCAGAGGTGCAGAGGGTGGGCACCGCGTGCCTGGCCCTGTCCAATGCCAGCACCCGGCAGGCGCTCCAGGAGACAGGGGCCGCGCTGCGGGCCCTCGCGGAGCGCGGCCTGGCCCCCCTGCGGGCCGAGCGGCTGTGGCTGATGAACGACATCGTTCCCCCGGTGGCGGCCGGGGCGTGTGACATCGTGGCCATCTGCGGAACGGGCACGGGGTACGCCGCCATGACGCCCGAGGGGCACTGGGCCCGGGCCTCCGGCATGGAGTACCTGCTCAGCGACGAGGGCGGCGGCTTCGACCTGGGGCGCCGGGGGCTGGCCGCGGTGGTGCGGATGCAGGATGGCCGGGGGCCGGTGACGCGCCTGGCCGAGGCGGCCGAGGCCTGGGTGGGCGAGGACGCCGAGGCCCCCGGGGCCTCCGGCAAGGCCACCCGCGCCGAGGCCCTGTGCGCGCGGGTGCATGGCGAGGGCTCCCCGAAGCTCACGGCGGCCAGCTTCGCCCCGGCGGTTCTCGCCGCAGCGGCCCAGGGGGACACCGTGGCCCGGACGCTCGTGGCCGAGGCGGCCCGGGAGCTGGCGGCCGGCATCACCGCCGTGGCCTCCCGGTGCCACCTGACGGGCCCCGTCCGCGTCGGCCTGGGCGGCTCGCTGCTGCTGGCGCGCGAGGGGCTGCTGCGCCGCGAGCTGTCCTCCCACCTGTCGCTGCTGGGGTGGCAATGGCTGGAGCTGCCCGTGGATCCGCTGGAGGGGGTCGCCCGGCTGGCCCAACGGCTCACGCGGGAGCCCGGCCGGTTGGCGAAAGTGCCCCTGGCCCTCGAACTCGGCGTCCACGAGGCCCTGTCCCCCCCCCTCGCCGCGGCGGTCCCCGAGGAGACCCGCGAGACCTGA
- a CDS encoding MBL fold metallo-hydrolase, with protein sequence MRKLLSLCVGVLLFTGCATSSHDTQKSSLGTPRPFSALEAVIDAPGTVTVETIASSDWEADRGGLINLQHPRAQAAGLTAGPEPVQVYFHVLKHPTQGTFLIETGVERAMRDAPTQAAFGAMADSLKGMKFNMPLGDWLAQQKEAPRGVFLTHLHFDHISGMADVPAKTAVYMGPGELASIEHADAVVREGTQRALQGKGSLQEWAYEADAAGRFAGVVDVFGDGSVWALWVPGHTPGSTAYLVRTPQGPVLFTGDACHTRWGWEHDVEPGTFSEDIARSAGSLAQLRRLVAEHPAVDVRFGHQR encoded by the coding sequence ATGCGAAAGCTCTTGTCCCTCTGTGTTGGCGTGCTCCTGTTCACCGGCTGCGCCACGAGCTCCCACGACACCCAGAAGTCTTCCCTGGGCACTCCGCGGCCGTTCTCGGCCCTGGAGGCTGTCATCGATGCGCCCGGTACCGTGACCGTGGAGACCATTGCCTCCAGCGACTGGGAGGCTGACCGGGGAGGACTCATCAACCTGCAACACCCCCGCGCCCAGGCCGCGGGGCTGACGGCGGGCCCGGAGCCCGTCCAGGTCTACTTCCACGTGCTCAAGCACCCCACGCAGGGCACCTTTCTCATCGAGACGGGCGTCGAGCGGGCCATGCGCGATGCGCCCACGCAGGCCGCCTTCGGCGCGATGGCGGACTCCCTCAAGGGCATGAAGTTCAACATGCCCCTGGGCGACTGGCTGGCCCAGCAGAAGGAGGCCCCCCGGGGCGTCTTCCTCACGCACCTGCACTTCGACCACATCTCGGGCATGGCGGACGTGCCCGCGAAGACCGCCGTCTACATGGGCCCCGGGGAGCTGGCCTCCATCGAGCATGCCGATGCGGTGGTTCGCGAGGGCACGCAGCGGGCGCTCCAGGGCAAGGGCTCCCTCCAGGAGTGGGCCTACGAGGCCGATGCGGCCGGGCGCTTCGCCGGGGTGGTGGACGTCTTCGGTGATGGCTCGGTCTGGGCGCTCTGGGTCCCCGGCCACACGCCGGGCAGCACCGCATACCTCGTGCGCACCCCGCAGGGCCCCGTGCTGTTCACCGGCGATGCCTGCCACACGCGCTGGGGCTGGGAGCACGACGTCGAGCCGGGCACCTTCTCGGAGGACATCGCCCGGAGCGCCGGCAGCCTCGCGCAGCTGCGGCGGCTCGTGGCGGAGCACCCGGCCGTGGACGTGCGCTTCGGCCACCAGCGGTAG
- a CDS encoding LysR family transcriptional regulator, producing MDIPWEDVRLFLAVAETGSLSQAARKLRIGQPTVSRRLAALEYTLGMALFRRSAEGATLTGAGERLLLPARRMAEWAGEVSRAAESSEGSPRGLVRVTAPPYVSVAFLVPFAAWLAGQHPGLRLEVLASTQYLDLHRGEADLALRTKEPEQEGLKVVKTFTLESVVFVSKRLAARLPRKPQLSELPWLTWAPPLESLFPHPQLEKLIPGFTPVFTSDSLLVLLEAAEAGLGALPLPRLHYPLARSTSLVPLPIELGPLMNRSYYLVCAKSALDIPRVRQVCELFASELERATRPPPRR from the coding sequence ATGGATATCCCCTGGGAAGACGTGCGGCTGTTCCTGGCCGTGGCGGAGACGGGAAGCCTGAGCCAGGCGGCGCGCAAGCTGCGCATCGGCCAGCCCACGGTGAGCCGCCGCCTGGCGGCGCTGGAGTACACCCTGGGCATGGCGCTCTTCCGGCGCAGCGCCGAAGGGGCCACGCTGACGGGCGCGGGCGAGCGGCTGCTCCTGCCGGCGCGGCGGATGGCGGAGTGGGCGGGCGAGGTGAGCCGGGCGGCGGAGTCCTCCGAGGGCTCCCCCCGGGGGCTCGTCCGCGTCACGGCGCCGCCTTACGTGAGCGTGGCCTTCCTGGTGCCCTTCGCGGCCTGGCTTGCCGGACAGCACCCGGGCCTGCGCCTGGAGGTACTCGCCAGCACCCAGTACCTGGATCTCCACCGAGGCGAGGCGGACCTCGCGCTGCGCACCAAGGAGCCGGAGCAAGAGGGGCTGAAGGTGGTGAAGACCTTCACCCTGGAGAGTGTCGTCTTCGTCTCGAAGAGGCTCGCCGCGAGGCTGCCGCGCAAGCCGCAGCTGAGCGAGCTGCCCTGGCTCACCTGGGCGCCCCCGCTCGAGTCCCTGTTCCCCCACCCCCAGCTCGAGAAGCTCATCCCCGGGTTCACCCCGGTGTTCACCTCCGACAGCCTCCTCGTGCTCCTCGAGGCGGCGGAGGCAGGCCTCGGGGCCCTGCCGCTCCCCCGCCTGCACTACCCGCTCGCGCGGTCCACCTCCCTCGTCCCGCTGCCCATCGAGCTGGGGCCGCTCATGAACCGCTCGTACTACCTGGTGTGCGCCAAGTCCGCGCTCGACATCCCGCGGGTACGCCAGGTCTGCGAGCTCTTCGCGTCCGAGCTGGAGCGGGCCACCCGCCCCCCGCCCAGGCGGTGA
- a CDS encoding DUF3817 domain-containing protein, giving the protein MLMTPLGRFRAVALAEGLSFIVLLFIAMPLKYLAGMPLAVKVTGMLHGVLFVLYLLLLVEVGLTYRWPLFRWVGALGASLVPFGVFVLDARLRQEPPSAGQDA; this is encoded by the coding sequence ATGCTGATGACCCCCCTGGGACGTTTCCGCGCCGTGGCCCTGGCCGAGGGCCTTTCCTTCATCGTGTTGCTGTTCATCGCGATGCCCCTGAAGTACCTCGCCGGGATGCCGCTGGCCGTGAAGGTGACGGGCATGCTGCATGGCGTGCTCTTCGTGCTGTACCTCCTGTTGCTGGTGGAGGTTGGCCTCACCTACCGGTGGCCGCTGTTCCGGTGGGTGGGGGCGCTCGGGGCATCGCTGGTGCCCTTCGGCGTCTTCGTGCTGGATGCGCGGCTGCGCCAGGAGCCCCCCTCGGCTGGGCAGGACGCCTGA
- a CDS encoding PLP-dependent aminotransferase family protein, translated as MTDTIVFTRGVPPTEAFPTRQLAECFTAALEGDTAVVLQYGQQQGYLPLRQELAKEYRVSEAEVLVGNGSLHLQDLLAAHLIRPGAVVFTEQPSYDRAITTFRRRGARVVGIPLESDGISVQHLEAALKKDVPAFLYLVPDFQNPAGATLSRQKRQRVVELANQYGFWVLEDIPYRKLRFQGEEHPLLREFDASRIVTLSSFSKLLSPGLRVGFMLAPAELIKAVTKLEEDTVLSPVLPSQAAVAEFIRRGWLQPNIDKLKALYRPRWEAMGNAVRRHLPGAQAFIPDGGFFVSVILPEAARTENLMGRAKDQGLVLTPGGPFFADPHDGQPVPSARFLRLPFCAVTPEQIEEGVRRLASLL; from the coding sequence ATGACCGACACAATCGTCTTTACGCGTGGTGTGCCGCCGACCGAGGCCTTTCCGACCCGGCAACTCGCTGAGTGCTTCACAGCGGCGCTGGAAGGCGACACCGCCGTCGTCCTCCAGTACGGCCAGCAGCAGGGCTACCTCCCGCTGCGCCAGGAGCTGGCCAAGGAGTACCGCGTCAGCGAGGCCGAGGTGCTCGTCGGCAACGGCTCGCTGCACCTGCAGGACCTGCTGGCCGCGCACCTCATCCGTCCCGGCGCGGTGGTGTTCACCGAGCAGCCCAGCTACGACCGGGCCATCACCACGTTCCGCCGGCGCGGCGCGCGCGTGGTGGGCATTCCGCTGGAGAGCGACGGCATCAGCGTGCAGCACCTGGAGGCGGCGCTGAAGAAGGACGTGCCCGCGTTCCTGTACCTGGTGCCGGACTTCCAGAACCCCGCGGGCGCCACCCTCTCGCGGCAGAAGCGCCAGCGCGTGGTGGAGCTGGCCAACCAGTACGGCTTCTGGGTGCTGGAGGACATTCCCTACCGCAAGCTGCGCTTCCAGGGCGAGGAGCACCCGTTGCTGCGGGAGTTCGACGCCTCGCGCATCGTCACGCTCAGCTCGTTCAGCAAGCTGCTCAGCCCGGGCCTGCGCGTCGGGTTCATGCTGGCGCCGGCCGAGCTCATCAAGGCGGTGACGAAGCTGGAGGAGGACACGGTGCTCTCGCCCGTGCTGCCCAGCCAGGCCGCGGTGGCCGAGTTCATCCGCCGGGGCTGGCTCCAGCCGAACATCGACAAGCTCAAGGCCCTGTACCGGCCACGCTGGGAGGCCATGGGCAATGCGGTGCGGCGCCACCTGCCCGGCGCCCAGGCCTTCATCCCCGATGGTGGCTTCTTCGTGAGCGTCATCCTCCCGGAGGCCGCCCGGACGGAGAACCTGATGGGACGGGCCAAGGACCAGGGGCTGGTGCTCACCCCCGGTGGCCCCTTCTTCGCGGATCCGCACGATGGCCAGCCCGTCCCCAGCGCCCGCTTCTTGCGGCTGCCCTTCTGCGCCGTCACCCCGGAGCAGATCGAAGAGGGCGTGCGCCGGCTTGCCAGCCTGCTGTGA
- a CDS encoding CHAP domain-containing protein, which produces MLGVLGGAPALAAPRPPAPAVAKAKAPAKAKAKAKPKVLKKGTRAKTQRPPVRLTRGRRVAKRAVGLVGVSLASYRVPNDCSGLARLAYQAVGVELLSRGTRPGENAVSAIYRRAQSQGALHRKTPQPGDLVFFRETYDRNGDGVRNDGLTHVGVVETVAKDGTVTFVHRGGPGVRRARMNPRFPTVRAQQGRVLNDYIRREDPSGRARLTSELFVGYASASRL; this is translated from the coding sequence ATGCTAGGGGTACTGGGAGGCGCGCCGGCCCTGGCCGCGCCGCGCCCTCCCGCGCCCGCCGTGGCCAAGGCCAAAGCGCCGGCCAAAGCCAAGGCCAAGGCCAAGCCCAAGGTGCTGAAGAAGGGCACCCGGGCCAAGACGCAGCGCCCCCCGGTGCGCCTGACCCGGGGCCGGCGGGTGGCGAAGCGCGCGGTGGGGCTGGTGGGCGTGTCCCTGGCCTCCTACCGCGTGCCCAATGACTGCTCGGGGCTCGCGCGGCTGGCCTACCAGGCGGTGGGCGTCGAGCTGCTCTCACGAGGCACCCGGCCTGGCGAGAACGCGGTGAGCGCCATCTACCGGCGGGCCCAATCCCAGGGAGCCCTGCACCGGAAGACGCCCCAACCGGGGGACCTCGTCTTCTTCCGGGAGACGTACGACCGGAACGGCGACGGCGTGCGCAACGATGGGCTCACGCACGTGGGCGTCGTCGAGACGGTGGCGAAGGATGGCACCGTCACCTTCGTCCACCGGGGAGGCCCGGGCGTGCGGCGCGCGCGCATGAACCCGCGCTTTCCCACGGTGCGGGCCCAGCAGGGCCGCGTCCTCAACGACTACATCCGCCGGGAAGACCCCTCGGGGCGCGCCCGCCTGACCAGCGAGCTGTTCGTGGGCTACGCGTCCGCCTCGCGCCTGTAA
- a CDS encoding VOC family protein → MSTQSQAEQHHRIDYIELPAPNLAEVKRFYGDVFGWRFEDYGPDYTSFHDGRLNGGFFKAPQGSGGGPLLVLYSRDLEATLARVREAGGRIVKDTFSFPGGRRFHFADPGGNELAVWTEP, encoded by the coding sequence ATGTCCACCCAGAGCCAGGCCGAGCAGCACCACCGCATCGACTACATCGAGCTTCCCGCCCCGAACCTCGCCGAGGTGAAGCGCTTCTATGGCGACGTGTTCGGCTGGCGCTTCGAGGACTACGGACCGGACTACACGAGCTTTCACGATGGCCGGCTGAATGGCGGGTTCTTCAAGGCGCCGCAGGGGAGCGGGGGAGGGCCCCTGCTCGTCCTCTATTCGCGCGATCTGGAGGCCACGCTGGCCCGGGTGCGTGAGGCGGGGGGCCGCATCGTGAAGGACACCTTCTCCTTCCCCGGCGGGAGGCGCTTCCACTTCGCGGACCCGGGTGGCAACGAGCTGGCCGTGTGGACCGAGCCCTGA
- a CDS encoding AraC family transcriptional regulator has protein sequence MRSSLRYIEVLPSPSLAPYVQCFWALTGQAAPGQVYRVLPDGCLDILVDLMAGEPRLQVVGAMREAGVVPLPGEVCSLGIRFRPGGAHPFLRLPLHELTGGHLSLDALWPREAREWEGRLQEAGGLPARLRLLEALLSRRLVEERPEGALLHAVGLVHATHGQVPLRTLEAVMAVSPRQFERRFQAQVGLTPKVLCRIARMRHAVALLGAQPCLPGAHLALEAGYYDQAHLVREFRALTGLTPGAYAREQAGDGFVQSRPGSGI, from the coding sequence ATGCGTTCCTCCCTGCGCTACATCGAAGTCCTGCCCAGCCCGTCCCTGGCCCCTTACGTTCAGTGCTTCTGGGCGCTCACGGGGCAGGCGGCCCCGGGCCAGGTCTACCGCGTCCTGCCCGACGGGTGTCTCGACATCCTGGTGGACCTGATGGCCGGGGAGCCGCGCCTCCAGGTGGTTGGCGCGATGCGGGAGGCCGGGGTGGTTCCGCTCCCGGGAGAAGTGTGTTCCCTCGGCATCCGCTTCCGGCCCGGCGGGGCGCACCCGTTCCTGCGGCTTCCCCTGCATGAGCTCACCGGGGGGCATCTGTCCCTGGATGCGCTCTGGCCCCGCGAGGCCCGCGAGTGGGAAGGGCGGCTCCAGGAGGCAGGGGGCCTTCCCGCGCGCCTGCGGCTCCTGGAGGCGTTGCTCTCGCGGCGGCTCGTTGAGGAGCGGCCGGAGGGGGCGCTCCTTCACGCGGTGGGCCTCGTCCATGCGACGCACGGGCAGGTGCCCCTGCGAACGCTGGAGGCGGTGATGGCGGTCAGTCCCCGTCAGTTCGAGCGCCGCTTCCAGGCCCAGGTGGGGCTGACGCCCAAGGTGCTCTGCCGCATTGCCCGGATGCGCCATGCCGTGGCGCTGCTGGGCGCCCAGCCCTGTCTCCCCGGCGCGCACCTGGCGCTGGAGGCCGGGTATTACGACCAGGCCCACCTGGTGCGCGAGTTCCGCGCCCTCACGGGGCTCACCCCCGGGGCCTATGCGCGCGAGCAGGCCGGTGACGGATTCGTACAATCCCGCCCCGGCAGTGGCATCTAG
- a CDS encoding HD domain-containing protein: protein MSEHHGGMQQIIGFVLELDKLKGVTRKTRPLGLERYENSAEHSWQIAMLASSLAPHAGAPVNIDRVVRMLLVHDIGEIDTGDTMVYTEGGWEERKAAELAAVKRIFGLLPEPQGAAFLALWQEFEHGETPEARFAHAVDRAMPVLLNLANAGQSWRENGVSHERVVRRIAQPIREGCPALWAYLEARLEEARQKGWFGA from the coding sequence GTGAGCGAACATCACGGCGGGATGCAGCAGATCATCGGCTTCGTGCTGGAGCTGGACAAGCTCAAGGGGGTGACGCGCAAGACCCGGCCGCTGGGCCTCGAGCGCTACGAGAACTCCGCGGAGCACAGCTGGCAGATCGCGATGCTGGCCTCCTCGCTGGCACCCCATGCCGGGGCGCCGGTGAACATCGACCGGGTGGTGCGCATGCTGCTGGTGCACGACATCGGCGAAATCGATACCGGCGACACGATGGTCTACACCGAGGGCGGCTGGGAGGAGCGCAAGGCGGCGGAGCTGGCGGCGGTGAAGCGCATCTTCGGCCTGCTGCCCGAGCCGCAAGGCGCGGCGTTCCTGGCGCTGTGGCAGGAGTTCGAGCACGGAGAGACCCCGGAAGCCCGGTTCGCCCATGCCGTGGACCGGGCCATGCCCGTGCTGCTGAACCTGGCCAACGCGGGCCAGAGCTGGCGCGAGAACGGCGTCAGCCACGAGCGGGTGGTCCGCCGCATCGCCCAGCCCATCCGGGAGGGCTGCCCGGCCCTGTGGGCCTACCTGGAAGCGCGCCTGGAGGAAGCCCGCCAGAAGGGCTGGTTCGGCGCCTGA
- a CDS encoding prolipoprotein diacylglyceryl transferase, protein MSSHVLHGLNPYLLHFSESLSLRWTGAASLVGFLLAFVWLKRRMARGDGPLAPREVAGFVVYASLFGVMLGGRLGYVLLHQWDDFSRDGSIFFQFRQGGASMPGALLGVLAFTAYFAHQHRRSWLHLMDTLAVLAPLGFLLWHLAAFTAGEPLGHVSTAPWAMRFPAELNIDGFQPADVPALDLSPLAQAPGHELARLANESPALLEEFHRVLPARHPVLLYQAALEGLVLAGLLFALRKRWPGLPRGMMSGCFFLLYGVLACASLPFREPALNLPVSYQFETGVPMAALMMMVGAAFMTAALTQRRAVPSLPAP, encoded by the coding sequence GTGTCATCCCATGTCCTTCACGGTCTGAATCCCTATCTTCTCCACTTCTCCGAATCGCTTTCCCTGCGATGGACGGGGGCGGCCTCGCTCGTGGGGTTTCTGCTTGCCTTCGTCTGGCTCAAGCGCCGGATGGCGCGGGGCGACGGCCCCCTGGCCCCGCGGGAAGTGGCCGGGTTCGTGGTCTATGCCAGCCTCTTCGGGGTGATGTTGGGGGGGCGCCTGGGCTACGTGCTCCTTCACCAGTGGGATGACTTCTCCCGGGATGGCTCCATCTTCTTTCAGTTCCGGCAGGGCGGCGCCTCCATGCCGGGGGCCCTGCTGGGCGTCCTGGCCTTCACGGCGTACTTCGCGCACCAGCACCGGCGCTCCTGGCTTCACCTGATGGACACGCTGGCCGTGCTCGCCCCCCTGGGGTTCCTGCTCTGGCATCTGGCCGCCTTCACGGCGGGCGAGCCCCTGGGGCACGTGTCCACGGCCCCCTGGGCCATGCGCTTCCCGGCGGAGTTGAACATCGACGGCTTCCAACCCGCCGACGTGCCCGCCCTGGATCTGTCCCCGCTGGCCCAGGCACCGGGCCACGAGCTGGCCCGGCTGGCGAATGAGTCCCCCGCGCTGCTGGAGGAGTTTCACCGCGTCCTGCCCGCGCGCCACCCGGTGCTGCTCTATCAGGCCGCGCTGGAGGGGCTCGTCCTGGCCGGGCTTCTCTTCGCGCTGCGCAAGCGGTGGCCCGGGCTGCCCCGGGGGATGATGAGCGGCTGCTTCTTCTTGCTCTACGGCGTGCTGGCCTGCGCCAGCCTTCCGTTCCGCGAGCCTGCCCTCAACCTCCCGGTCTCTTACCAGTTCGAAACGGGCGTCCCCATGGCGGCCCTGATGATGATGGTGGGAGCGGCCTTCATGACCGCGGCACTCACCCAACGCCGCGCCGTCCCCTCCCTGCCCGCCCCCTGA